CGTCGATTATCTGTCAGGCTGGACCAACCAGCTAAAGATAAATAGACCACAACACCAATACCCAGGAGGAATATAATGAGTGCCTTTTCCCAAAAGCTTCTACCTAGAGAAAATGCGAAGCTTGAATCCTGATCGAGAAGGAAGTCCTGGTAAGCAACCAGCATCTCATACTTGTGGGCGAGGACGGTTTCTCCGGGTTCGATGATGATCTCACCAGCTAAGACGTCGATCCGCACAGTTTCAGCATTTTCCTCGGCTTCAATACGCGCTTGCTCATGTAGCTCTTGATCGTACCGGAGATTGGGCTGGATGGCTTGCCCCATTATCCGTTGCAGTGAAATGCTCAAGTCCTGCGAGATATCAAAGTAGGTGAGGTCGCGTTTCAAATCACTGTAGGCCATATCCTGGCTTTGGATTTCCAATCGCCGTGGCTGCCTATCTTCCTGGTGTACGTAAATAAAGTTCAGGTTTTCCGGCTCTTCAGATAGTACCGTGTCGGTTGGATCAAAGATGCCGCCACCCAGAATTCGTCTCACAGAAACGAGTGAGTTATCTACGATGGTTCCGCGTTCTTCCTCGTCGGTTCTACCCAGTATGACCAGGACGTCCTCTACGTTCAATCTAACATCTGTTCGGCCCTCGAACCGCACAGCAAAATCTTCTACCTGTTCGAGTTTTTCATCGTTGGTAAGCTCTGCGATATCCTTTTCCAGTTGATTGATATCCTGAACCAGATCGGTGATATGGTCCCTGAAGGTCTCATAAGAACCCATGTCCAAGCGGTAAACAGGCGGGATCCGTTGCTTTTCCAGCTCCATTTTGCGAGCGGTCTGCAACTCACTGACATAGCTGAAATCTTTTTCAGCTACCACGCGCGCACGCGATTCTTGATCTTTTTGAACCTGAATTCCCGCTGGGGTAACTCCAGTAAATGCGAGCAAGATGGTCAGTGTTACCCAGCCCAGTAATATAAACCCTGTGACTACGGGGCTCGTACTAAAGAAGGTCTTTGTCCAGGTCTCCCGAAGCGCCCTGCGCTTTCGCCGTGAGGGCGAAGGCGTATCGGTGAGCTGCTTTCTCTTGCTGAAAAGTTTCACAGTAAGTTAGGGCTCAGGAGCGTTTCAGCGAGGGTGACCCTCGGAGCGAAAGTGCTCATAAGCCTCGATAATCTTTTGTACAAGTGGGTGACGCACAACATCAAAACTCTCAAAATAAAAGAGCTCGATTTCGGGTATATGCATCAGGATTTGAGTGATTTGCCGGAGACCCGACTCCTGTTTTCTGGGCAAATCAATTTGTGTTATGTCGCCAGTGACAATCATTCGACTGTTGTCTCCAAGGCGGGTCAGGAACATCATCATCTGTTCCGGTGACGTGTTTTGGGCCTCGTCCAGAATGACGTAGGCTTTAGAAAGGGTTCTACCCCGCATATAGGCCAGCGGCGCGATTTCAATGACTCCTTTTTCCATGAGCTTTTCGGCGTTTTCCTTGCCGAGCATATCATGAATGGCGTCATAAAGAGGGCGGAGGTAGGGTGTGATCTTCTCTTCCAGGTCCCCTGGCAGGAATCCAAGGGCTTCACCGGCCTCGACAGCTGGGCGAGTAAGGATGATCTTTTCAATTTCCCCTTTAAGCAGAGCGTTGATGGCTGCGGCCATGGCCAGGTAGGTTTTACCAGTACCGGCAGGTCCGATTCCGAAAACTACTTCCTTTTTGAAAATCGCTTCCAGATAACGCTTTTGATTCAGCGTCTTAGGAATGATCTTTCGTTTTGGAAACTTTAGGACCAAAGGGTCTTTTATGAGTGTTTCGAGAGCTTTTGTCCGGCCGTTTATTACCTGTTGAAGAACAGCGTCGAAATCCGACTTACGTATGTCCATTCCCTGGGCACGTGCCTGGTCTAGAAAATCGAAAAAGGTCTCACATTGGTTCACAGATGCTTCGGGACCGTTCACCTGAATCCAGTTTTCACGGGCAACAATGTTCACTGAAAGTTGCTTCTCAACTTCCTTCAATAGTTCCGGTTTTCCACAATACAGTTGGCTGGCAACGCGGGGAGTTTGGAACTTCAGTGTTTTTTCGATACTCGTCATTTAGTTGGATGTCAGAGCCTCTGTAGCTTCTTTTAGGCGTTCCCACATGGCCTCAAGCGAGGTGGGCAACACGCGCGTTTTGCCGATCACGGGCATAAAATTTGTGTCTCCGTCCCAACGAGGAACGATGTGGGCATGCATGTGGCTGGGGATACCGGCGCCAGCGGCTCCACCGAGGTTCATGCCTACATTGAACCCTTGGGGCCTCAGTGCTTCTGTCAGGATTTGCTTCGCCAAAATGATCAGCTCCAGGAATTCAGCTTTTTCCTCCTCTGCTAAATCTTCAAGATCAGCCACTTCACGATAGGGCAGTGCCAGAAGGTGCCCTGCGTTGTATGGATATCGGTTGAGGACCAAATAACCCGTTTCCCCCCGGTACAGCAGCAATGATTCCCGTTCATTTTCAAGTTTGGGAATCTCTACGAAAGGATTCTTCCCTTTCAGGGCCTCAGGAGTCTCGATGTACTCCATCCGCCAATAAGCGTGAAGCTGATCGTAAGGATTAGACATGAGTGACAGATAGGTTGTTTGCTCAGGAAATTAGGAGAAACGCGCTCAAAGTGTAGGAATTGCAGTTCCAGGCAATCTATTTTTCGAACCTGGTTTTGGGGCGAAAAGGCCATTCTTTCGTTAAAATTGGGCTCCAAGTCGTGTTTTTAAAGCAATTTGATTTGTTAGAGTTTGGATAAGAATAATTAAGAGGTAAGACGGCCTCTGAAGGGCTTGCGTTCAATGAATTTCCCCTTTTTTCTGCTGATTCCCCTTATGAACATTCAGATCACGATCACGAGTGGGAAAAAGGAAGTGAATGCCTAGGACTCCGGGCGTCCTCTACTCACTTAATAAGAGAAAGCTCTTCGGTGAGGTATTTGTCCTTTAACTTTAATTTGAGTGGCAATGAGACGACCGCAGAATTTTCTTCTCCCTCGGCCGATAAGGCTGGGATAAATTGCCATAGCATGACCGCCTTTGAAATTTCCCGTTCCAAAGCTGGATTGCTCGAGTTTAACAATTCAACTTTCGTCACCATGCCCCGATTAGAAACACTCAGCTTTGTCTTTATGTCGATGAATTCAGCGCCCTCTTCCTCCAGAGATTTAAATAATTCCTTCGGGCCATAAGCAATTGAAGGTGCCGATGATTGACTCGCTTTCTGTGCGGCATCTTTGCGTTTTTTGAGTGCCACATTTAGTTTCTTCAAATCAATACCCTGAGTCGGTACTGATATACGGTCCTCCTTGTTGCCGCAAGCATGCATGAGTATTTCTCTGAATCTTTTGAGCGCAGATGTGGGGCCGAGGTATCCTTCAGAATTGTAGCTATGTGCGAGGACGAATCCGTTTCGATCAACGACTACCAGGCATGGTATTCCGTTGCCTTGGTATTTTCGCCAGAAGTTTGATTTCCGGCTCTTCCAGTTTCCATACCAAGACATGTTATCTTCGATCATGTAATCAATCATTTCGGACTGACTTTGGTCCCAACTACAAAGAACAACCTCATACTGACCTTGGTAGAAGTCTTTGGTCGTATTGTAGAACGATACTAAACTGGGAGTGAATCCGCGGCATGGCTTGCACCAGCTTGCGGAGGTATAGATCGCATAAAATTCGGGATCTCGCTTAGATTCATTCCACTCATTCTTAATGAGCTTTTCATCCTCCAGTCTAAATGCATCCCGTTTGAACTGGTTTTCAAAAGCGGTTTGATCAGTGGAAGGTTTGAAAATCTGTGCGTCGCGAACTCTGGACCAATAAACAATCTCTGCCTGATCGTCGGGGCTGAGCGCAAGGATGTTGGCGAAGGTGGGCGATCCATTCTTGTCGGCAAAATAGACCGTCTTCCCGTAAGCGTTTTTTAATTGGAGTTGTTGCACCTCTCCATTTCTAAAGGTCCAATCACGCATCTCTCCTTCGACCGTTTGGAGGTTCGTATCGGCGAAGATGGATACGGGGAAAAGAAGTAGAAGTAGGGCCAGCCACTTGGTTGAGAATGAGCTTTATTTGAGGAACAGGGGATGCTTTATTGTAGGGGGAGGGTTTTCTTTTTTAGCGTATGAATCTCCATACGCTAAAACTTAATGGTCATGTCATTATGGCCATTATTCACACCGTTTCAAGCAATCCTTCCTAGGTAGAAAGGATGATTCCATACTTAAGCAATCGATAACCTAAATAAGAGGCAGCTAATTTCGCTTAGTACTTGTCGTACTTTACTACGCCGTAAGGGACGTTTTCCTTCTGCTTTTCTTCGAACTCTTCGGTTGAGCAACCACACTTCTCGGACTTCCGCATGGTGATGGCGCCAGTTGGGCAGATGCGTAAGCACTTGCCACAGCGAACACACTCATTGCTGTCGATCCAGATGTAAGTTGCTTCATCAGCCAGGTTGGCTTCGAGGCTTGAGGTTACCGCGCCATCGTCGTCGTGGAAAAGACGGGATACACGGTTGATACAATCTCGAGGGGCCACACCGATACACCAATCGCAATGGATACAGGCGTCCTGGTTGATCTCGAATTTGTAGTGACAGAAATAACAACGGGTAGCTTGAACCAGCGTTTCATCCTCCGTATGTCCGAGTTCGACTTCGGATGTGCCATCGCGATCGAAAAGAGGAAGCTTCGGCATCTCGGGTGGAAATTGGATATCGTGATCACGCACTCGTCCGGTTTCACCGTTAGTATCCAACATAGTAATGCCTATGTGTTCTTTGCGTCGCTCCTTACCCATGAGCTGGGTGTCGATTTTCTTAGCGACTTCCTTGCCGTCGTTCACAGCTGTAATCACATCGAAGCTGCCGTAATTGAAGTCACCGGCCATCCACACTTTTTCATGGGTGGTATCGTGGCCTTCCGTTTGGCTTACGCCTTCTGGAAGAATTTTCAATTCACGTGTTTGACCGATAGCCATGATCAACAGGTCGCAGGGATACTCTTCTTCTGAATCTTCGATTGCGTGAACCTTTGGTTTTCCTCCATCACTATCGGAATCATCTAAGGAGTTTCTCTGGAAAGTAACACCTACCAGTTTGCCATCTTCCGTGCGAGCTGAGTGAGGATTCATTAAAGTCTCAACTTCGATTTCCTCGAGACGGATCTCATTGATTTCGTCCGGATCGGCCGACATCTGGGCTTCCGTGCGGCGATACACGATCGTTACACTTCCTTCTTCACCTACCAGTCGCTTGGCAGCCCGGGCGCAAGAACGTCCACAGTCAACCGCAGTAAATCCACCACCAACAATGATAACGTTTTGTCCACGCATGTCGCCGATCTTGCCCATATTGTAATCATACATGAACTTCAGACCGGAAATGGTGTGACCGTCTCCTGGCAGGCCAGGGATTTTCAAATTGGATGGGTGAACCGTTCCAACAGCCATCAATACCGCGTCGTTCTCATCGATGATGCCCTGGAGCATCACCGAATCGACATTAGTATTGTACTTCACGTCGATGCCGCTTTCGATAATGGCATTTACTTCTGCTTCCACGGTCTCTCGTGGAAGACGGAAAATAGGAATCCCTTGAACCATCATTCCACCGAGCATGCTGTCGCGTTCGTAGATGGTGACGTTGTGACCATAACGACGCAGTTCGCGCGCTGCGGTTAGACCGGCAGGGCCACCACCAATGATGGCGACTTTCTTAGAAGTATCCTCGAACCAGCCAGGTAATGGCTTGGGAGGATTTTCTTTATAGTCTGAAGCCGAACGTTTCAAGTGACAGATATGTACCGGGCCTGATGTGCCTGTCCAATTGTGACGGCAGGCATCTTCACAAGGGCGCGAGCAAACGCGTCCAAGCACACCCGAAAACACATTATCTTCCTGGTTGATCAAGTAGGCTTTGTCCGGATCACCTTTGGCAATCGCTTCAATGTAAGCAGGTACGTTGGTCTTCGCGGGACAGGCCTGCTGGCAGGGAATGTCTTTGGCGTAAGTTTTGAAATCCAAGGGCTCCGCTGTGACTCCAGTAAACACAGAGTGCTCCTGTGGATTCGGCGCCATGTCATAGGAGATATCGAGCTCCTCAATGGATTTTAGAAATTCGTCTAATGATTTATCGTCGCTCATGATCTACAACCCCATGCGGTGAATACACTCGGATAAAGTTTCGTCGTCCTTCCTTACTCTGAGGAAGGTATCCAGGATTTTTTCCAGCACGCGTGGGCAGTCATCCGTTTTAAATTCTCCTAGCTTTTTACCAAGGCGATCGTGTTCGCCTCCAACCAGCATCTCGTAGGCTTGGGTTGATCCCATCTGTTCGCGTATACGCATGCCACGGAAGCCAATGTCGGTGATGCGGTAAGGTGAGCAGCTGTTTGGGCAACCCGTGATGTTGATAATCGCCTTGTCCCAAATGTCTTTGTATTTCTCCTGACTCACGATTGGCATCAGGGTGTCGTAAAGAGAGCGTGTTTCGGTAACCGCTTTCGGGCAGTAGGTAGTTCCTACACAAGGTACGATATCACGGAGGCCGAAGAAACCTTCGGTTGAAAATCCGGCTGCTTGAATGTCGGCCGTAATGGCTTCCACCTTTTCCGGTTTTACTCCGTGGATCTCAATATTTTGACGGTTGGTTAGGTAAACTTTTTTGTTTCCGTAAATTTCAGAAAGTTCAGCGAATCGCTTGAAGGCGATATGCGTCAGCTCTCCTTTGGGGATCATGGCGCGCACGGTTACTTTACCGTCCGTTCCCACTGGATTTTCCTCAAGTAGAGGACGATCGGGATAAGTAACACCCGTTTCTTCAAATGCTTCTGATTCGATGTCTTCGATAGAAACACCTTCGTCAGTCAAGTATTGCAGAACGATGCGACGGCACTCGTCGATACCCTTGCGATAAACTACAAATTTCAGACGCGACATCGTCCGGTCACGGCGGTCCCCGTAATCACGGAAGAGGAGGGCGATGGCCCGATTGACCTTAACGATCTTCTTAGGTGGGACGAATGAAAACAGGTCCTTCCCAATAAATGGGGACCAGCCCATGCCACCACCGATAACGACTTTGAATCCGTGTTCAGTTTGGCCATCTACGCCCTTCCGCTCAACTGCAACGACACCGATGCAGTTGATGTAAGGTTGAGCACAGCCTGCTCCACAACCGGAGAAAGTGATTTTAAATTTCCTTGGTAGGTTGTCCAGGTCCCGCATACTGGTGAGCACGCGAGCTGTTTCCTGCACGTAGGGTTGGACATTGAAGCGTTTGAACTGGCAGGTTTCGGCCAGCGGGCATGCCGTCACGTTACGGGTGACATCACCACATCCGTGGAAGGTGGAGAGCGAGTCTTCTGCCAAGCCACGGATCATGTCGGCTAGAGAAGGCGTCTTCAACCAGTGCAGTTGGATACACTGCCGGGTTGTGATGGCCAATTTACCTTGTGCATAATCTTCAGCGATCTTGCACATCCGGCGGGCCTGACTTGAGCTTAGCACCCCTCCTGGAACCACCACGCGAGCCATGTGGTTGCCTGCATGACGGGAGGAGTAGATCCCGTACCATTTGGAGATGTTTTTCTCTTCAGCGGTCATCGCCCCTTTACGGGCGATCTCATCGTAGTCCAGAAAGAGTCCCTGTTCTTTAATGATTTCGTCTTCGCTGACGAATCGTTTTCCTAGTGTCCACTGCATAATTAAATTCTAGTTTCCGCGTTGGGTGAGCCGAACGGATTAATCGTGATAAAAGAGGAGGGTTGAAATGTATCGTTCCCCCGTATCGGGTTGCATGACGACGATGTTCTTTCCTTTGTTTTCGGGGCGACTGGCGACTTGGCGTGCAGCCAGGGCTGCAGCTCCGGATGAAATACCAACGAGAAGACCTTCGCTTGTACCGAGTTTCTGGGCCGTCTTAATCGCTTCGTGACTGTCGATGCGAATCACCTCGTCAACCACATCGCCATTGTAGGCTCCGGGAATGAATCCGGCTCCGATTCCTTGAATCATATGAGGTCCCATTTTTCCGCCACTTAGCACGGGGGATTCTTCCGGCTCGACGGCGATGATCTGGACGTCGGGATTTTGCTCCTTCAGATAGAGTCCAACTCCTGAAACGGTTCCACCTGTTCCAACACCCGCGACAAAAATGTCTACTTTACCTTCGGTATCGTTCCAGATCTCCGGTCCAGTGGTGTCGTAGTGGACCTGTGGATTGGCCGGGTTGTTAAATTGCTGAGGCATGTAGGCTCCTGGAATCTTCTCAGTGAGCATTTCCGCTTCATGGATTGCTCCAGGCATCCCCTTATCGGCATCGGTTAGAACCAATTCCGCGCCCAAGTTTAAGAGCATCTTGCGTCGCTCGATGCTCATGGAGGAGGGCATAGTAAGAATGATTTTGTGACCTTTAACGGCGGCGGTCATGGCCAGACCGATGCCTGTATTACCCGAAGTCGGCTCGACGATGGTCCCGCCCTCAGGAAGGCTCCCATCTTTCTCAGCAGCTTCAATCATCGACAGCCCGATGCGGTCTTTTACGCACCAACCCGGGTTATAACCTTCTAATTTGCCAATGATATGGCCGGGCAATCCGTCACTGAATTTGGATAGATGAACCAGCGATGTGTTGCCGATCATCTCACATAAATTGTTGTATATAGCCATGTTAGACTGGGTCTAGGCGCGCCCTCGTAGAAGATAGGGAGACTGGGACGCTATTTACCAGAAGCGACAACGATGTGCATAGCCCCCGTAAGATCAAGTAGAAAGCCAGCTCGCGATGGATCGCCTATTCGGTGTTTAAATTAAGTATTTCTTAGTATTTTGGGTAATAAACTAAAGACAAGACCAGAACTGCATCTAAATCAAGTATTAGCGGCGATATTATTATAGTTAAGTTTGGCTTCTTTGGAGGCGAATAACCTGGGTCAGTAAATGCTAATTAAAGTGGTGTGAATCAATCCAGGAAGCGGTGACCTGAAGCGGCTCAAAATCACCCCTTTTCGATACCCAAATTGCGATGCCGAATCGCTCTGCTTTTGATAGCTCTATCGACGGCAATTCCAGGGTCCATTTTCCTTCCTTTGAAAATGAGCTTTGGTGATCAAGAACGACGAATTGTTGCTCCAATTTTCTTCCTCGATTCTCACCACTCTTTACATCTGTCACTACATTCAGACCTAGAATCGCAACATTCAAGGTCAGGGGTTGTTCTTCTGAATAGCTTACTTTCAATCGACCATTTTCCGCTCTAGCTTGAAGGATGCCCGCTATTTCCTTCGATTTTGGAAGTAGATCTTTACTGAAATAACCCCGCCATTCTTCCCCGTTGGATACAAAGCAAGGAGTGTAGACTTGCCTTATGAGTCTCTCTTCAGCGTAGGCATGTTGCCTTTGCGTAAATGCTTTGGATGCAAAGGGGTCTTTCCAACCCAAGTGGTCCCAATAATCCACGTGATATACGACAGGGACAATTTCGGACCATAGCCCTGGGTAATCGGCAAACTGATTGATCCAGCGTTCGGCGGGTGGGCAGCTGCTGCACCCCTGAGAGGTAAATAGCTCAAGTAGCTGGCTTCGCTCTTCGGTACTTTGGAAGATGAGCGGATCTGCTCCCTTTGCTGAATTATATACAGATAGAAGTACTGTACTCAGGATTGCGATGAATTTGCTTATTCGATGCATGCCAGTTGGACGTTGAATGTCCCTGGCTTATTCACTCAGGCCGAACGCCTAGTGCTGGTGATTGTGATGTTCGCGCAGAATGTCTCTTCCGAAGTCCCCATCGAAATCCCGCCACACGGCATGGATATGATTTCCTTGGTTTTGGATATTGTCGTACTCGATCAGGAACGTTGGACCTTGGATCCGGTAGTAGTGTTTGCCGCCCTTTTCGGTGGGTCCAGCCCAGGCGAAGGAAATGTTTTCGACTCCTGCGTTTCTCAGAACGGCTTGTCGGGCCTGGGACACATCCTCTGGCATGTTGTTGAGATACTCATCGATCACTGTCTTGAGCCCTCTCCTTTGTTCAGGAGTCATATCGGATGTAGAGAGTCCTTTTGGACTGAGAGGATCCGCTGTTTTATTCGCGCCGGTGTAAATATCCCTCGGAGCATTCTCGGCAATGATGGCCACAGCTTGTTGCTCCTTGGGCAACGATTGGATAAATGCTCGGGCAAGGTCCTCTTCTTGTTTCAGCGCGCGAAAGCCGGTGGTTGGACCGACGTCCACTTTAGCAGGGTTGGCTCCCCAGAAATTGGGAGCCGTCGCCAATAGCTTCCCATTCACTACAGTAAAATTCAATGACAGGTGATGTCCTTCGAATCGCCAGCCCCAGGTTCCTCCTTCTTTAGGTTCGCCGAAGATCGCGGTGTAATAAAGCTCCGGATCGCGGTGATCCTTGTTTTCCTTGATAAAGAGTACGGCTTCGAGATCGATGATGTTCTCCACTTTCTCTTGTCCTTGGGCACTCAAGCTGGCTGAGAGTAGTTTCCAGAGTTTTGCCTCTTGCTCCTCGTTCAGGTCCTTTAGGTCCACACCCTTGCGCTCGCCTGTCTTGGGAATGAAGTGCCAGTTGAGCCGCTCCTCTTCATTCTCCATCGAGAAAGTGGCGCGATACTTGAGCTCAGTCGTTAGGGAATCGAGGAAATCAGCCGCTGCAGTCTGCATATTCGAAACCGTGGCCTCGACTGCAACGAGGCTGCTAAGTGGCGAAAGAATTAAACTTAGGGTGAGAAAAACGGAGAATATAGATGTTTGTTTCATAGGGAATAGTCGAAGATGTGGGTATTGAAACATGAAAGCAAGAAATCAAAAGCCAGCTTTGTGAGCTTGGCTTTTGAATCGACGAAATAAATTGTCGCTGAACTAACGACCTAATCCGCGAACTCGACCGTGTTGCCCACGGCGATCAAAGCTGGGATCGGGCTCTCCTCGTGTATAGCGCGGAATAAAGGGGTAGGTCTCGGTCAAATAATAGTGGTAGATGCCCTCCGGGTATTCCGGAGTAACCCCGAAGCGGCCATTGCATTCATCGAGGTCACCGTATCCTTCGACATACTCCCAGTCTTGGACGAATGTACCGTCGTAATACCCTTTCGGTCCGTCGGGACGAATGCCTTCTTTGAGCTTAAAGCTGGGTTTTGCCTTGGTTAATGCACTCTTCTTGTCAGAAGGATCATTGTATCCGTGAAAAGCATACACCGGGAATCCGTCCGAAGCATACCCGACGAGGATCATGCCTTGAGAGTTATCGCTCAGTTTAACCAATCCATTGGGGATGCCATGGTAGTGATAAGCCCCAGTCGGTTGGACGTGGCCATTGCTGGAATCGATACCTAAGTTGATGTTTCCCGATAAAGCGTCATATATCCACCCAGAATCCATGTCGCCTCTCCAGTACTCCGCAGTACCAGGATCAAAAGGAACGCCATTGATGGCTACCCCGAAAGGCTGACGCTCAACCGGGGTGAATGTATGCAATGCCATACGCCGGCAGCTGGATACGCCTTATCGTTTAATACAAGACAGCTCAATCGCGATCAGATGATTGATGGTCAGGAACGGAATCTCCTGGAGCATTTAAGTGATATTGGGATTCTGGATACAGGCATATCTGAGCCAGATGCCTTGCCGCAGTTTTCTTCGGCGGACGATGAAGAGGCATCGTTACTTGCACGAGTGCGGTCCTATCTCGCGGTGAATTGTGTGTCCTGTCATCAGCCAGGAGCGGTGGCTTCTACTTCGTGGGATGCCCGTCCCCATATTGGGCTTTTGGAAACCGGATTGATTGAAGGATTGCCTTTGAATGATGGAGGCGATTCCAATCGGCGCTTGATAAAACCAGGCGAGCTGGATCTCTCAGTCTTGCTTAGTCGGATCAGTGAGAGTCATGGATTCACCCGGATGCCTAATGTGGCGACCAATGAGTTGGATCAAGACTGGATTGATCTAATGACTGAATGGATCGATTCGGTGACTACGGGTTTTGTGCTTTGGCAGGATGATACCTTTGCGAATCCAGAATCCTTGGAAGCAGATCCACAGTCTGATCCCGACCTTGATCAGCAGACGAACACGTTTGAATACCTGGTCTCGACCGACGCTCTGGATGCTGGAAGCGTGTGGCCGCTCGAGGCCGCGGTGAACAGTGATCAAGTCACTTTGACGATACCGGTTACACAAAACCGTTCTCATGAGATCCAGGTTTCTGACGATCTCAAGAATTGGGATGTTTGGTCCTCGCCGGGAAACCCTTTTCAGGTTGGTGAAGAACTGGTGGCTTCCGTGCTAGTAACCGGGCCCTATTCGCCCAATCGATTTTTCCGTATTCAGGTGAGTGAGCAATGATCGGAATTCAGGAGCAGTGTTACTTCGCCTCCTGTATTTATTGAATCTATTCTGGGTGCCAATATCTCTACAATATTCGGATTGTGGAAGTTCTCTACTTTCGTTTTGGGAGAGGGGTAGTAGACCATGCCTTCAAAGGTCTTTTGCTTGAAAGAAATTTGGCAATGACTGAAGAAAAAATCTTCCGGCGGGATGAGATTCGTCCAGGCGGTTTGCCGGGCTTCATAGTCACAGGCAATGAGCTCCATGGAGCGGGGCGATATGTCGATATTGATCGTTCCGAGAAAGTAGTCGCTCAATGGAATGTTTAACTTCTCAAAGTAGGGGAGTTGCCGGATGAGCGATCCGCCTGTGTAAGGGCTCGTCTCGGATCGGCCCGATGCCACACCGTGGCCTTCGACAACGATTCCGGTTACTTTGATAGCTTTGCTCATCAGGCTGTCATCTTTGAGAAGGTAATTTCGCTTAGCTACAATTTATTTTTGCATGATAGGAGTCCACGGGTTTTGCTGGAAGAATAACTGAGGGTAAGGCGCCCTGCTAATTCCCATTTTCACAAACGCATCCCCATTATGATCAACGTCAATCAACTCAATCATACCGCCATCCATGTCGCCAACTTGGACAAAAGCGTGGAATTCTACCGTGACGTCTTACAACTCGAGCAAATGGGGCGACCCGATTTCGATTTTCCTGGGGCATGGTTTCAGACAGGTCCCGATCAGGAGTTGCAC
This genomic stretch from Opitutia bacterium ISCC 52 harbors:
- a CDS encoding YHYH protein; this translates as MALHTFTPVERQPFGVAINGVPFDPGTAEYWRGDMDSGWIYDALSGNINLGIDSSNGHVQPTGAYHYHGIPNGLVKLSDNSQGMILVGYASDGFPVYAFHGYNDPSDKKSALTKAKPSFKLKEGIRPDGPKGYYDGTFVQDWEYVEGYGDLDECNGRFGVTPEYPEGIYHYYLTETYPFIPRYTRGEPDPSFDRRGQHGRVRGLGR